The following proteins are co-located in the Terriglobales bacterium genome:
- the rplJ gene encoding 50S ribosomal protein L10, with product MAVTKARKVEQVEKLSAELAKASHMIVGTFSKLKVSQDFELRKSVRAAGARYRVVKNTLAERAAQGTAVEAVMKDLAGVTSIAYTEGDPVVLAKALARYAKDNPEYSFKAAVVEGRAITVAEIEALATLPSREEVLSKLLFLINAPAQRLVTAMNAVGRDLAVVVSQGVEKKKFAE from the coding sequence ATGGCGGTTACGAAGGCACGAAAAGTCGAGCAGGTCGAGAAGCTGAGCGCGGAACTGGCCAAGGCCAGCCACATGATCGTGGGCACTTTCTCCAAGCTCAAAGTGTCGCAGGACTTCGAACTGCGCAAGAGCGTGCGCGCAGCCGGGGCCCGTTACCGGGTGGTGAAGAACACGCTGGCCGAGCGGGCGGCACAGGGAACCGCGGTGGAAGCGGTGATGAAAGACCTGGCCGGGGTGACGTCGATCGCCTACACCGAAGGCGATCCGGTGGTGCTGGCCAAGGCGCTGGCCCGCTACGCCAAAGACAACCCGGAATACAGCTTCAAGGCGGCGGTGGTGGAAGGCCGCGCCATCACGGTGGCGGAGATCGAGGCCCTGGCGACCCTGCCCTCGCGGGAGGAGGTCCTCTCCAAGCTCCTGTTCCTCATCAACGCGCCGGCGCAGAGGCTGGTGACGGCGATGAATGCCGTGGGCAGGGATTTGGCGGTGGTGGTGAGCCAGGGAGTGGAAAAGAAGAAGTTTGCTGAGTGA
- the rpoB gene encoding DNA-directed RNA polymerase subunit beta: MSTKNKVFRGRLDFAKIPAALQIPNLIEVQKRSYDRFLQMDRLPAERDDTGLQAVFQSVFPITDFRNVSQLDFVDYAIGNWECKCGHLKGLHHLRTTCKNCGSTVITDPFHPGDVLCGKCGTYNANTPDFCGKCGDPVGMQLKYDVVECEERGMTYSAPLKVTIRLTIFEKDPETGERSIRDIKEQEVFFGDVPLMTANGTFVINGTERVIVSQLHRSPGVFFETANNRTYFLGKIIPYRGSWVEFEYDLKNILYVRIDRKRKFLGTIFLRALGLRTDEDILRTFYTVDRIALRDKKLFWTVEPTGEKPTHLVGARPAHRVTSKGGDEIAHSGRKINAAVLKELQKAKIGEVEIEATELDGAWTVADIVDTSSGEVLLEANSEITSDKLLKLMDAGVTELPVFFPERDEVGVMVSHTLRKDSVKTPQEALIEIYRKLRPGDPPTLDTATSLFHGMFFDPRKYDFSRVGRLKFNIKLFENAEATNLDNRTLEPDDFYATIRYLLKLRRSLGAVDDIDHLGNRRVRAVGELLENQFRIGLVRMERAIKEKMSVYQEMSTAMPHDLVNAKPVMAAIREFFGSSQLSQFMDQTNPLSEITHKRRLSALGPGGLSRERAGFEVRDVHPTHYGRICPIETPEGPNIGLISSLSCYARINDYGFIESPYRRVRSGKVVDYVGIINAGDSDYKVGEHVEKREADRTNAELKEKRRRQAEFEPHSFYLSAWEEDRHVIAQANVELDEHGRLVQELVNARKAGNFVLVQREEVDYVDVSPKQLVSVAASLVPFLEHDDANRALMGANMQRQSVPLLRAEAPLVGTGMEGVTARDSGAVVLARRSGIVDSVDSERIIVRVEGEHHPGQLSREVGSDIYQLTKFKRSNQNTCINQKPVVKKGERVEKGTVIADGPCTDRGELALGRNVLVAFMPWRGYNFEDAILVSEKLVRDDYYTSVHIEEFEIEARDTKLGPEEITRDIPNVSESALRDLDESGVIRIGATVKPGDILVGKVTPKGETQLTPEEKLLRAIFGEKAGDVRDASLTCPPGIEGTVVDVKIFSRKGQEKDERAKAIEGTQIEKLEKNLADEIRILTDERLKRLEAILGGKEVQADLHDERTNKRLLTKETILDRDTIERIATRNLKRIKFADKDPRVNEQIDEIEEMTSRQIDVLRKIMREREDKLKKGDELPPGVIKLVKVYIAMKRKLSVGDKMAGRHGNKGVIARILPEEDMPYLADGTPVEIVLNPLGVPSRMNVGQILETHLGWAAHELGQRIRKLMEENSRAEVMRRELKQIFRASTFVGVIAEMEDDELESLAGTMTRGAYFSSPVFDGARETEIKSLLKEAGLPESGKVDLYDGMTGDKFEQPVTVGYIYMLKLSHLVDDKIHARSIGPYSLITQQPLGGKAQFGGQRFGEMEVWALEAYGAAYILQELLTAKSDDVYGRTKIYEAIVKGEAAIEPGVPESFNVLIRELQSLCLDVELLKMHNGRKAPTPAAAD, encoded by the coding sequence ATGTCGACCAAGAACAAGGTGTTCCGCGGCCGCCTGGATTTCGCCAAGATTCCGGCCGCCCTTCAGATTCCCAACCTGATCGAAGTGCAGAAGCGGAGCTACGACCGCTTCCTGCAGATGGACAGGCTGCCGGCCGAGCGCGATGACACCGGGCTGCAGGCGGTGTTCCAGTCGGTGTTCCCCATCACCGACTTCCGCAACGTGTCGCAGTTGGACTTCGTGGACTACGCCATCGGGAACTGGGAGTGCAAGTGCGGCCACCTGAAGGGCCTGCACCACCTGCGCACGACGTGCAAGAACTGCGGCTCGACGGTGATCACCGACCCGTTCCATCCGGGGGACGTGTTGTGCGGGAAGTGCGGCACCTATAACGCCAATACGCCCGATTTCTGCGGCAAGTGCGGCGACCCGGTGGGGATGCAACTCAAGTACGACGTGGTGGAGTGCGAAGAGCGCGGCATGACCTACAGCGCGCCGCTGAAGGTGACCATTCGCCTGACCATCTTCGAGAAGGATCCGGAGACGGGCGAGCGCTCCATCCGCGACATCAAGGAGCAGGAAGTGTTCTTCGGCGACGTGCCGCTGATGACCGCGAACGGCACCTTCGTGATCAACGGGACCGAGCGAGTGATCGTGAGCCAGTTGCATCGCTCGCCGGGAGTGTTCTTCGAGACCGCCAACAACCGCACCTACTTCCTGGGGAAGATCATCCCCTACCGCGGTTCCTGGGTGGAGTTCGAGTACGACCTGAAGAACATTCTGTACGTGCGCATCGACCGCAAGCGCAAGTTCCTGGGGACCATCTTTTTGCGAGCGCTGGGGCTGCGGACGGACGAAGACATCCTGCGCACCTTCTACACCGTGGACCGCATCGCGTTGCGCGACAAGAAGCTGTTCTGGACGGTGGAGCCGACGGGGGAGAAGCCCACGCACCTGGTGGGCGCGCGGCCGGCGCACCGGGTGACCTCGAAGGGCGGGGATGAGATCGCGCACTCGGGCCGCAAGATCAACGCGGCCGTGCTGAAGGAGCTGCAGAAGGCGAAGATCGGCGAAGTGGAGATCGAGGCCACGGAACTGGACGGCGCCTGGACGGTGGCCGACATCGTGGACACCTCGAGCGGCGAGGTGCTGCTGGAGGCCAACTCCGAAATCACCAGCGACAAGCTGCTGAAGCTGATGGATGCCGGCGTGACCGAGCTGCCGGTGTTCTTCCCGGAGCGCGACGAAGTGGGGGTGATGGTGAGCCACACCCTGCGCAAGGACTCGGTGAAGACGCCGCAGGAAGCGCTGATCGAGATCTACCGCAAGCTGCGCCCGGGCGATCCGCCCACGCTGGACACGGCGACCTCGCTGTTCCACGGCATGTTCTTCGACCCTCGCAAATACGACTTTTCGCGGGTGGGCCGGCTGAAGTTCAACATCAAGCTGTTCGAGAACGCCGAAGCCACGAACCTGGATAACCGGACGCTGGAGCCGGACGACTTCTACGCCACCATCCGCTATCTCTTGAAGCTGCGGCGGAGCCTGGGTGCGGTGGACGACATCGACCACCTGGGCAACCGGCGGGTGCGCGCGGTGGGCGAGCTGCTGGAAAACCAGTTCCGCATCGGCCTGGTGCGGATGGAGCGGGCCATCAAGGAAAAGATGAGCGTGTACCAGGAGATGTCCACGGCCATGCCGCACGACCTGGTGAACGCCAAGCCGGTGATGGCGGCGATTCGCGAGTTCTTCGGGTCGAGCCAGCTTTCGCAGTTCATGGACCAGACCAATCCGCTCTCGGAGATCACGCACAAGCGGCGCCTCTCCGCGCTGGGGCCGGGTGGGCTGTCGCGCGAGCGCGCCGGGTTCGAAGTGCGCGACGTGCACCCGACGCACTACGGACGCATCTGCCCCATCGAGACGCCGGAAGGCCCGAACATCGGGCTGATCTCGTCGCTGAGCTGCTATGCGCGCATCAACGATTACGGGTTCATCGAGTCGCCCTACCGCCGGGTGAGAAGCGGCAAGGTGGTGGACTACGTCGGCATCATCAACGCCGGCGACAGCGACTACAAGGTGGGCGAGCACGTGGAGAAGCGGGAAGCCGACCGCACCAACGCCGAGCTGAAAGAGAAGCGGCGGCGGCAAGCGGAGTTCGAGCCGCATTCCTTCTACCTTTCGGCGTGGGAGGAAGACCGGCACGTGATCGCGCAGGCCAACGTGGAACTGGATGAGCACGGGCGCCTGGTGCAGGAGCTGGTGAACGCGCGCAAGGCGGGCAACTTCGTCCTGGTGCAGCGCGAGGAAGTGGACTACGTCGACGTCAGCCCCAAGCAGCTGGTGTCGGTGGCGGCGTCGCTGGTGCCGTTCCTGGAGCACGACGACGCCAACCGCGCGCTGATGGGCGCCAACATGCAACGGCAGTCGGTGCCGCTGCTGCGCGCGGAAGCGCCGCTGGTGGGCACGGGCATGGAGGGCGTGACGGCACGGGACTCGGGCGCGGTGGTGCTGGCGCGGCGCAGCGGCATCGTGGACTCGGTGGATTCGGAGCGCATCATCGTGCGCGTGGAGGGCGAGCACCATCCGGGACAGCTCTCGCGCGAAGTGGGCTCGGATATCTATCAGCTCACCAAATTCAAGCGCTCCAACCAGAACACCTGCATCAACCAGAAACCGGTGGTGAAGAAGGGCGAGCGGGTAGAGAAGGGCACGGTCATCGCCGACGGCCCGTGCACCGACCGGGGCGAGCTGGCGCTGGGACGGAACGTCCTGGTGGCCTTCATGCCCTGGCGCGGGTACAACTTCGAGGACGCCATCCTGGTGAGCGAAAAACTGGTTCGCGACGACTACTACACTTCGGTGCACATCGAAGAGTTCGAGATCGAGGCGCGCGACACCAAGCTGGGACCGGAAGAGATCACCCGCGACATCCCCAACGTCAGCGAATCGGCGCTGCGCGACCTGGATGAGAGCGGCGTGATCCGCATCGGCGCGACGGTGAAACCGGGCGACATCCTGGTGGGCAAGGTGACGCCCAAGGGCGAGACCCAACTGACGCCGGAAGAGAAGCTGCTGCGCGCCATCTTCGGGGAAAAGGCCGGAGACGTGCGCGACGCGTCGCTCACCTGCCCTCCGGGCATCGAGGGCACGGTGGTGGACGTGAAGATCTTCTCCCGCAAAGGACAGGAGAAAGACGAGCGCGCCAAAGCCATCGAAGGGACGCAGATCGAGAAGCTGGAGAAGAACCTGGCCGACGAGATCCGCATTCTGACCGACGAACGGCTGAAGCGGCTGGAGGCAATCCTGGGCGGCAAGGAGGTGCAGGCCGACCTGCACGACGAGCGCACCAACAAGCGCCTGCTGACCAAGGAAACCATCCTCGACCGCGACACCATCGAGCGCATCGCGACCCGCAACCTGAAGCGCATCAAGTTCGCCGACAAGGACCCGCGGGTGAACGAGCAGATCGATGAGATCGAGGAGATGACTTCGCGGCAGATCGACGTGCTGCGCAAGATCATGCGGGAGCGCGAAGACAAGCTGAAGAAAGGCGATGAGCTGCCGCCGGGCGTCATCAAGCTGGTGAAGGTGTACATCGCCATGAAACGCAAGCTGAGCGTGGGCGACAAGATGGCCGGCCGCCACGGAAACAAGGGCGTGATCGCACGCATCCTGCCGGAAGAGGACATGCCGTACCTGGCCGACGGGACGCCGGTGGAGATCGTGCTGAACCCGCTGGGCGTGCCCAGCCGCATGAACGTGGGCCAGATCCTGGAAACCCACCTGGGCTGGGCGGCACACGAACTGGGGCAGCGCATCCGCAAGCTGATGGAAGAGAACTCGCGAGCGGAAGTGATGCGGCGCGAACTGAAGCAGATCTTTAGGGCCAGCACGTTCGTGGGAGTCATCGCGGAGATGGAAGACGACGAACTGGAATCGCTGGCCGGGACCATGACCCGGGGCGCGTATTTCTCGTCGCCGGTGTTCGACGGCGCGCGCGAAACGGAGATCAAGTCGCTGCTGAAAGAGGCGGGACTACCGGAGTCGGGCAAGGTGGATCTCTACGACGGCATGACCGGCGACAAGTTCGAACAGCCGGTCACGGTGGGCTACATCTACATGCTCAAGCTGTCGCACCTGGTCGACGACAAGATCCACGCGCGCTCCATCGGACCGTACTCGTTGATCACGCAGCAGCCGCTGGGCGGCAAGGCGCAGTTCGGCGGACAGCGCTTCGGCGAAATGGAAGTGTGGGCGCTGGAAGCGTACGGCGCCGCCTACATCCTGCAGGAACTGCTGACCGCGAAGTCCGACGACGTCTACGGCCGCACGAAGATCTACGAGGCCATCGTCAAGGGCGAAGCGGCCATCGAGCCGGGCGTGCCGGAGTCGTTCAACGTGCTGATTCGTGAGTTGCAGTCGCTGTGCCTGGACGTGGAACTGCTGAAGATGCACAACGGCAGGAAGGCACCCACACCCGCCGCAGCGGACTAG
- the rplL gene encoding 50S ribosomal protein L7/L12: MADLQQLEEQIVGLSLLDAAQLVKRLEERLGVSAAAAAPVVVAGGGAAAAGAPAAEEKTEFTVVLKDVGANKINVIKAVREVTSLGLKEAKDLVDGAPKAVKEGVSKEEAENIKKKFTEAGATVEVK; this comes from the coding sequence ATGGCTGATTTGCAGCAGTTGGAAGAACAGATCGTAGGGCTGTCGCTGCTGGACGCGGCGCAGCTGGTGAAGCGCCTGGAAGAGCGTTTGGGCGTTTCGGCAGCGGCGGCGGCGCCGGTGGTGGTGGCCGGCGGAGGAGCCGCAGCGGCGGGCGCACCGGCAGCCGAGGAGAAGACGGAGTTCACCGTCGTTCTCAAGGATGTGGGCGCGAACAAGATCAACGTCATCAAGGCGGTGCGCGAAGTCACCAGCCTGGGCCTGAAGGAAGCCAAGGACCTGGTGGATGGCGCCCCCAAGGCGGTGAAGGAAGGCGTCTCCAAAGAAGAGGCAGAGAACATCAAGAAGAAGTTTACCGAGGCCGGCGCCACCGTGGAAGTGAAGTAG
- the rplA gene encoding 50S ribosomal protein L1: MKKAGKNITKARAAVEKRAYVLEDAVPLLQKVRYAKFDETVEVNIRLGVDPKHADQMVRGTVVLPHGLGKSKKVLVIASGEKVKEAEQAGADFVGGEEMVEKIQKENWIDYDSVIATPDMMKAVGRLGKILGPRGLMPNPKTGTVSFDVAKAVAEIKAGKVEFRTDKTALVHVPVGKISFAAEKLVENAATVISSVIKAKPTTAKGRYIKGVTLSSTMGPGIAIDTAAAEAAAKT, from the coding sequence ATGAAGAAAGCGGGAAAGAACATCACCAAGGCGCGAGCGGCGGTGGAGAAGCGCGCCTACGTGCTGGAAGACGCGGTGCCGCTGCTGCAAAAGGTGCGCTACGCCAAGTTCGATGAGACGGTGGAAGTGAACATCCGGCTGGGTGTCGATCCCAAGCACGCCGACCAGATGGTGCGGGGCACGGTGGTGCTGCCGCACGGGCTGGGCAAGTCGAAGAAGGTGCTGGTCATCGCCAGCGGCGAGAAGGTGAAGGAGGCCGAGCAGGCAGGGGCCGACTTCGTGGGCGGCGAGGAGATGGTGGAGAAGATCCAGAAGGAGAACTGGATCGACTACGACTCGGTGATCGCCACCCCGGACATGATGAAAGCGGTGGGGCGGCTGGGCAAGATCCTGGGCCCGCGCGGCCTGATGCCCAATCCCAAGACGGGCACGGTGAGCTTCGACGTGGCCAAGGCGGTAGCGGAGATCAAGGCCGGCAAGGTTGAGTTCCGCACCGACAAGACCGCGCTGGTGCACGTGCCGGTGGGCAAGATCAGTTTTGCAGCGGAGAAGCTGGTGGAAAACGCAGCCACCGTGATCTCCAGCGTCATCAAGGCCAAGCCGACGACGGCCAAGGGCAGGTACATCAAGGGTGTCACGCTGTCCTCGACCATGGGACCGGGGATTGCGATTGATACCGCCGCGGCCGAAGCCGCGGCCAAAACATAG